The proteins below are encoded in one region of Neofelis nebulosa isolate mNeoNeb1 chromosome 17, mNeoNeb1.pri, whole genome shotgun sequence:
- the CDH16 gene encoding cadherin-16 isoform X3: MVPAWLWLLYLSVAQVLPEVQPAELYVEVPENYGGNFPLYLIQLPLPPEETEGKMVLSGNPDMTAEGPFAVDAESGFLLVTRVLDREEQAEYRLQVTLETEDGHVLWGPQPVLVHVKDENDQVPHFSQSIYRVQLSQGTRPGIPFLFLEALDEDEPGTANSDLRFYILNQAPARPSPDMFQLEPRLGALALSPEGSTSLDQDMEGPYQLLVQVKDMGDQASGHQATATIHVSVVENTWVPLDPVHLAENLKVPYPHRIAQVHWSGGDVHYHLESQPPGPFDVDAEGTLYVTKELDRESQAEYLLQVQAQNTRGEDYTEPLELRVVVMDENDNAPVCPLHGSPISIPELSPPGTEVTRLLAEDLDAPGSPNSYIVYRLLSSEPEEGAEGRAFKLDSTSGSVTVGDAALQAGQSILLQVMAADLGGAEGGLSSTCEVTVTITDINDHAPEFTNSQIEPISLPEDAEPGTLVATLTATDADLEPAFRLMDFAIEVEDVEGTFGLDWEPDSSHVQLRLLKNLSYEAASSHKLVVVVRSVAELVGPGPGPGATATVTVLVERVVPPPKLDQESYEASVPVSTPAGSLLLTIQPSDPMSSPLRFSLVNDSEGWLCIKEVSGEVHTARPLQGAQPGDMYTVLVEAQYEDEPTLSASATLVIHFLKAPSSRAPTLNHVPTRHLCTPRQDHGVVISGPSEDPDMAGGHGPYSFALGPNPTVQRDWHLQALNGSHAYLTLALHWVEPREHVVPIVVSHNARMWQLLIRGLPDLL, from the exons ATGGTCCCTGCCTGGCTGTGGCTGCTTTACCTCTCTGTTGCCCAG GTTCTCCCAGAGGTCCAGCCTGCAGAACTGTATGTGGAAGTCCCAGAAAACTATGGTGGAAATTTCCCTTTGTACCTGATCCAG CTACCACTGCCCCCTGAGGAGACTGAGGGTAAGATGGTGCTGTCAGGAAACCCGGACATGACAGCCGAGGGCCCCTTTGCTGTGGATGCAGAGTCTGGCTTCTTGCTGGTGACCAGGGTCCTGGATCGCGAGGAGCAAGCGGAGTACCGGCTACAG GTCACCCTGGAGACTGAGGACGGACATGTCTTGTGGGGCCCACAGCCTGTGCTTGTGCATGTGAAGGATGAGAATgaccaggtgccccacttctctCAGTCCATCTACAGAGTTCAGCTGAGCCAGGGCACCAGGCCTG GcatccccttcctcttccttgagGCTTTGGACGAGGATGAGCCAGGCACAGCCAACTCAGATCTCCGATTCTACATCCTGAACCAGGCTCCAGCCCGGCCTTCCCCGGACATGTTCCAGCTGGAGCCTCGGCTGGGGGCTCTGGCCCTCAGTCCTGAGG GAAGCACCAGCCTAGACCAGGATATGGAAGGGCCCTACCAGCTATTGGTACAGGTCAAGGACATGGGTGACCAGGCTTCGGGCCACCAGGCCACAGCCACCATACATGTCTCTGTGGTAGAGaacacctgggtgcccctagatCCTGTCCACCTGGCAGAGAATCTGAAAGTTCCATACCCACACCGCATTGCCCAG GTACACTGGAGTGGGGGAGATGTACATTATCATCTGGAGAGCCAGCCCCCTGGACCCTTTGATGTGGATGCAGAGGGGACACTCTACGTGACCAAGGAGCTGGACCGAGAATCCCAGgctgag TACCTGCTCCAGGTGCAGGCTCAGAATACCCGTGGTGAGGACTACACAGAACCTCTGGAGCTGCGTGTGGTAGTGATGGATGAGAATGACAATGCACCTGTCTGCCCCCTACACGGTTCCCCAATCAGCATTCCTGAGCTCAGCCCTCCAG GCACTGAGGTGACTAGGCTGTTGGCAGAAGACCTGGATGCCCCCGGTTCCCCAAATTCCTACATTGTGTATCGGCTGCTGAGCTCTGAGCctgaggagggagcagagggaagagcCTTCAAACTGGACTCCACCTCAGGCAGTGTGACAGTCGGGGACGCCGCCCTCCAGGCTGGCCAGAGCATCTTGCTTCAGGTGATGGCTGCTGACCTAGGAGGAGCAGAGGGTG GCCTCAGCAGCACATGTGAGGTCACTGTCACAATCACAGACATCAATGACCATGCCCCCGAGTTCACCAATTCCCAG ATTGAGCCTATAAGCCTCCCTGAGGATGCAGAGCCTGGGACTCTGGTGGCCACACTCACGGCCACTGATGCTGACCTTGAGCCTGCCTTCCGCCTCATGGACTTTGCCATTGAGGTGGAGGACGTGGAGGGGACCTTCGGCCTGGATTGGGAACCAGACTCCAGTCATGTCCAACTTCGACTCCTCAAG AACCTCAGCTATGAGGCAGCTTCAAGCCACAAGTTGGTGGTAGTGGTTCGGAGCGTGGCAGAGTTGGTAGggccaggcccaggccctggAGCCACAGCCACAGTGACGGTTCTTGTGGAAAGGGTGGTGCCACCCCCCAAGTTGGACCAGGAGAGCTACGAGGCCAGTGTTCCAGTCAGCACCCCAGCTGGCTCCCTCCTGCTGACCATCCAACCCTCAGACCCCATGAGCAGTCCCCTCAG GTTCTCCCTGGTCAATGACTCAGAGGGCTGGCTCTGCATCAAGGAGGTCTCTGGGGAGGTGCACACCGCGCGGCCCCTACAAGGCGCCCAGCCTGGGGACATGTACACAGTGCTCGTGGAGGCCCAGTATGAAG ATGAGCCGACACTGAGCGCCTCTGCAACCCTCGTGATCCACTTTCTGAAGGCCCCTTCTTCCCGGGCCCCAACTCTGAACCACGTGCCCACCCGACACCTCTGCACACCCCGCCAGGACCATGGTGTGGTTATCAGTGGACCCAGCGAGGACCCTGATATGGCTGGTGGACATGGTCCCTACAGCTTTGCCCTTGGTCCCAACCCGACAGTGCAGCGGGATTGGCACCTCCAGGCTCTCAACG GTTCCCATGCCTACCTCACTCTGGCCCTGCATTGGGTGGAGCCACGTGAGCACGTAGTACCCATAGTTGTCAGCCACAATGCCCGGATGTGGCAGCTCCTGATCCGAG ggttgccagatttgtTGTGA
- the CDH16 gene encoding cadherin-16 isoform X2 has product MVPAWLWLLYLSVAQVLPEVQPAELYVEVPENYGGNFPLYLIQLPLPPEETEGKMVLSGNPDMTAEGPFAVDAESGFLLVTRVLDREEQAEYRLQVTLETEDGHVLWGPQPVLVHVKDENDQVPHFSQSIYRVQLSQGTRPGIPFLFLEALDEDEPGTANSDLRFYILNQAPARPSPDMFQLEPRLGALALSPEGSTSLDQDMEGPYQLLVQVKDMGDQASGHQATATIHVSVVENTWVPLDPVHLAENLKVPYPHRIAQVHWSGGDVHYHLESQPPGPFDVDAEGTLYVTKELDRESQAEYLLQVQAQNTRGEDYTEPLELRVVVMDENDNAPVCPLHGSPISIPELSPPGTEVTRLLAEDLDAPGSPNSYIVYRLLSSEPEEGAEGRAFKLDSTSGSVTVGDAALQAGQSILLQVMAADLGGAEGGLSSTCEVTVTITDINDHAPEFTNSQIEPISLPEDAEPGTLVATLTATDADLEPAFRLMDFAIEVEDVEGTFGLDWEPDSSHVQLRLLKNLSYEAASSHKLVVVVRSVAELVGPGPGPGATATVTVLVERVVPPPKLDQESYEASVPVSTPAGSLLLTIQPSDPMSSPLRFSLVNDSEGWLCIKEVSGEVHTARPLQGAQPGDMYTVLVEAQYEDEPTLSASATLVIHFLKAPSSRAPTLNHVPTRHLCTPRQDHGVVISGPSEDPDMAGGHGPYSFALGPNPTVQRDWHLQALNGSHAYLTLALHWVEPREHVVPIVVSHNARMWQLLIRVIVCRCNVEGQCMRKVGRMKGMPTKLSAVGILVGTLMAIGLPDLL; this is encoded by the exons ATGGTCCCTGCCTGGCTGTGGCTGCTTTACCTCTCTGTTGCCCAG GTTCTCCCAGAGGTCCAGCCTGCAGAACTGTATGTGGAAGTCCCAGAAAACTATGGTGGAAATTTCCCTTTGTACCTGATCCAG CTACCACTGCCCCCTGAGGAGACTGAGGGTAAGATGGTGCTGTCAGGAAACCCGGACATGACAGCCGAGGGCCCCTTTGCTGTGGATGCAGAGTCTGGCTTCTTGCTGGTGACCAGGGTCCTGGATCGCGAGGAGCAAGCGGAGTACCGGCTACAG GTCACCCTGGAGACTGAGGACGGACATGTCTTGTGGGGCCCACAGCCTGTGCTTGTGCATGTGAAGGATGAGAATgaccaggtgccccacttctctCAGTCCATCTACAGAGTTCAGCTGAGCCAGGGCACCAGGCCTG GcatccccttcctcttccttgagGCTTTGGACGAGGATGAGCCAGGCACAGCCAACTCAGATCTCCGATTCTACATCCTGAACCAGGCTCCAGCCCGGCCTTCCCCGGACATGTTCCAGCTGGAGCCTCGGCTGGGGGCTCTGGCCCTCAGTCCTGAGG GAAGCACCAGCCTAGACCAGGATATGGAAGGGCCCTACCAGCTATTGGTACAGGTCAAGGACATGGGTGACCAGGCTTCGGGCCACCAGGCCACAGCCACCATACATGTCTCTGTGGTAGAGaacacctgggtgcccctagatCCTGTCCACCTGGCAGAGAATCTGAAAGTTCCATACCCACACCGCATTGCCCAG GTACACTGGAGTGGGGGAGATGTACATTATCATCTGGAGAGCCAGCCCCCTGGACCCTTTGATGTGGATGCAGAGGGGACACTCTACGTGACCAAGGAGCTGGACCGAGAATCCCAGgctgag TACCTGCTCCAGGTGCAGGCTCAGAATACCCGTGGTGAGGACTACACAGAACCTCTGGAGCTGCGTGTGGTAGTGATGGATGAGAATGACAATGCACCTGTCTGCCCCCTACACGGTTCCCCAATCAGCATTCCTGAGCTCAGCCCTCCAG GCACTGAGGTGACTAGGCTGTTGGCAGAAGACCTGGATGCCCCCGGTTCCCCAAATTCCTACATTGTGTATCGGCTGCTGAGCTCTGAGCctgaggagggagcagagggaagagcCTTCAAACTGGACTCCACCTCAGGCAGTGTGACAGTCGGGGACGCCGCCCTCCAGGCTGGCCAGAGCATCTTGCTTCAGGTGATGGCTGCTGACCTAGGAGGAGCAGAGGGTG GCCTCAGCAGCACATGTGAGGTCACTGTCACAATCACAGACATCAATGACCATGCCCCCGAGTTCACCAATTCCCAG ATTGAGCCTATAAGCCTCCCTGAGGATGCAGAGCCTGGGACTCTGGTGGCCACACTCACGGCCACTGATGCTGACCTTGAGCCTGCCTTCCGCCTCATGGACTTTGCCATTGAGGTGGAGGACGTGGAGGGGACCTTCGGCCTGGATTGGGAACCAGACTCCAGTCATGTCCAACTTCGACTCCTCAAG AACCTCAGCTATGAGGCAGCTTCAAGCCACAAGTTGGTGGTAGTGGTTCGGAGCGTGGCAGAGTTGGTAGggccaggcccaggccctggAGCCACAGCCACAGTGACGGTTCTTGTGGAAAGGGTGGTGCCACCCCCCAAGTTGGACCAGGAGAGCTACGAGGCCAGTGTTCCAGTCAGCACCCCAGCTGGCTCCCTCCTGCTGACCATCCAACCCTCAGACCCCATGAGCAGTCCCCTCAG GTTCTCCCTGGTCAATGACTCAGAGGGCTGGCTCTGCATCAAGGAGGTCTCTGGGGAGGTGCACACCGCGCGGCCCCTACAAGGCGCCCAGCCTGGGGACATGTACACAGTGCTCGTGGAGGCCCAGTATGAAG ATGAGCCGACACTGAGCGCCTCTGCAACCCTCGTGATCCACTTTCTGAAGGCCCCTTCTTCCCGGGCCCCAACTCTGAACCACGTGCCCACCCGACACCTCTGCACACCCCGCCAGGACCATGGTGTGGTTATCAGTGGACCCAGCGAGGACCCTGATATGGCTGGTGGACATGGTCCCTACAGCTTTGCCCTTGGTCCCAACCCGACAGTGCAGCGGGATTGGCACCTCCAGGCTCTCAACG GTTCCCATGCCTACCTCACTCTGGCCCTGCATTGGGTGGAGCCACGTGAGCACGTAGTACCCATAGTTGTCAGCCACAATGCCCGGATGTGGCAGCTCCTGATCCGAG TGATCGTGTGTCGCTGCAACGTAGAGGGACAGTGCATGCGAAAGGTGGGCCGCATGAAGGGCATGCCCACGAAGCTGTCAGCCGTGGGCATCCTCGTGGGCACCTTGATGGCGATAG ggttgccagatttgtTGTGA
- the CDH16 gene encoding cadherin-16 isoform X1 — protein MVPAWLWLLYLSVAQVLPEVQPAELYVEVPENYGGNFPLYLIQLPLPPEETEGKMVLSGNPDMTAEGPFAVDAESGFLLVTRVLDREEQAEYRLQVTLETEDGHVLWGPQPVLVHVKDENDQVPHFSQSIYRVQLSQGTRPGIPFLFLEALDEDEPGTANSDLRFYILNQAPARPSPDMFQLEPRLGALALSPEGSTSLDQDMEGPYQLLVQVKDMGDQASGHQATATIHVSVVENTWVPLDPVHLAENLKVPYPHRIAQVHWSGGDVHYHLESQPPGPFDVDAEGTLYVTKELDRESQAEYLLQVQAQNTRGEDYTEPLELRVVVMDENDNAPVCPLHGSPISIPELSPPGTEVTRLLAEDLDAPGSPNSYIVYRLLSSEPEEGAEGRAFKLDSTSGSVTVGDAALQAGQSILLQVMAADLGGAEGGLSSTCEVTVTITDINDHAPEFTNSQIEPISLPEDAEPGTLVATLTATDADLEPAFRLMDFAIEVEDVEGTFGLDWEPDSSHVQLRLLKNLSYEAASSHKLVVVVRSVAELVGPGPGPGATATVTVLVERVVPPPKLDQESYEASVPVSTPAGSLLLTIQPSDPMSSPLRFSLVNDSEGWLCIKEVSGEVHTARPLQGAQPGDMYTVLVEAQYEDEPTLSASATLVIHFLKAPSSRAPTLNHVPTRHLCTPRQDHGVVISGPSEDPDMAGGHGPYSFALGPNPTVQRDWHLQALNGSHAYLTLALHWVEPREHVVPIVVSHNARMWQLLIRVIVCRCNVEGQCMRKVGRMKGMPTKLSAVGILVGTLMAIGIFLILIFTHLSLARKKDLDQPVDSVPLKAVV, from the exons ATGGTCCCTGCCTGGCTGTGGCTGCTTTACCTCTCTGTTGCCCAG GTTCTCCCAGAGGTCCAGCCTGCAGAACTGTATGTGGAAGTCCCAGAAAACTATGGTGGAAATTTCCCTTTGTACCTGATCCAG CTACCACTGCCCCCTGAGGAGACTGAGGGTAAGATGGTGCTGTCAGGAAACCCGGACATGACAGCCGAGGGCCCCTTTGCTGTGGATGCAGAGTCTGGCTTCTTGCTGGTGACCAGGGTCCTGGATCGCGAGGAGCAAGCGGAGTACCGGCTACAG GTCACCCTGGAGACTGAGGACGGACATGTCTTGTGGGGCCCACAGCCTGTGCTTGTGCATGTGAAGGATGAGAATgaccaggtgccccacttctctCAGTCCATCTACAGAGTTCAGCTGAGCCAGGGCACCAGGCCTG GcatccccttcctcttccttgagGCTTTGGACGAGGATGAGCCAGGCACAGCCAACTCAGATCTCCGATTCTACATCCTGAACCAGGCTCCAGCCCGGCCTTCCCCGGACATGTTCCAGCTGGAGCCTCGGCTGGGGGCTCTGGCCCTCAGTCCTGAGG GAAGCACCAGCCTAGACCAGGATATGGAAGGGCCCTACCAGCTATTGGTACAGGTCAAGGACATGGGTGACCAGGCTTCGGGCCACCAGGCCACAGCCACCATACATGTCTCTGTGGTAGAGaacacctgggtgcccctagatCCTGTCCACCTGGCAGAGAATCTGAAAGTTCCATACCCACACCGCATTGCCCAG GTACACTGGAGTGGGGGAGATGTACATTATCATCTGGAGAGCCAGCCCCCTGGACCCTTTGATGTGGATGCAGAGGGGACACTCTACGTGACCAAGGAGCTGGACCGAGAATCCCAGgctgag TACCTGCTCCAGGTGCAGGCTCAGAATACCCGTGGTGAGGACTACACAGAACCTCTGGAGCTGCGTGTGGTAGTGATGGATGAGAATGACAATGCACCTGTCTGCCCCCTACACGGTTCCCCAATCAGCATTCCTGAGCTCAGCCCTCCAG GCACTGAGGTGACTAGGCTGTTGGCAGAAGACCTGGATGCCCCCGGTTCCCCAAATTCCTACATTGTGTATCGGCTGCTGAGCTCTGAGCctgaggagggagcagagggaagagcCTTCAAACTGGACTCCACCTCAGGCAGTGTGACAGTCGGGGACGCCGCCCTCCAGGCTGGCCAGAGCATCTTGCTTCAGGTGATGGCTGCTGACCTAGGAGGAGCAGAGGGTG GCCTCAGCAGCACATGTGAGGTCACTGTCACAATCACAGACATCAATGACCATGCCCCCGAGTTCACCAATTCCCAG ATTGAGCCTATAAGCCTCCCTGAGGATGCAGAGCCTGGGACTCTGGTGGCCACACTCACGGCCACTGATGCTGACCTTGAGCCTGCCTTCCGCCTCATGGACTTTGCCATTGAGGTGGAGGACGTGGAGGGGACCTTCGGCCTGGATTGGGAACCAGACTCCAGTCATGTCCAACTTCGACTCCTCAAG AACCTCAGCTATGAGGCAGCTTCAAGCCACAAGTTGGTGGTAGTGGTTCGGAGCGTGGCAGAGTTGGTAGggccaggcccaggccctggAGCCACAGCCACAGTGACGGTTCTTGTGGAAAGGGTGGTGCCACCCCCCAAGTTGGACCAGGAGAGCTACGAGGCCAGTGTTCCAGTCAGCACCCCAGCTGGCTCCCTCCTGCTGACCATCCAACCCTCAGACCCCATGAGCAGTCCCCTCAG GTTCTCCCTGGTCAATGACTCAGAGGGCTGGCTCTGCATCAAGGAGGTCTCTGGGGAGGTGCACACCGCGCGGCCCCTACAAGGCGCCCAGCCTGGGGACATGTACACAGTGCTCGTGGAGGCCCAGTATGAAG ATGAGCCGACACTGAGCGCCTCTGCAACCCTCGTGATCCACTTTCTGAAGGCCCCTTCTTCCCGGGCCCCAACTCTGAACCACGTGCCCACCCGACACCTCTGCACACCCCGCCAGGACCATGGTGTGGTTATCAGTGGACCCAGCGAGGACCCTGATATGGCTGGTGGACATGGTCCCTACAGCTTTGCCCTTGGTCCCAACCCGACAGTGCAGCGGGATTGGCACCTCCAGGCTCTCAACG GTTCCCATGCCTACCTCACTCTGGCCCTGCATTGGGTGGAGCCACGTGAGCACGTAGTACCCATAGTTGTCAGCCACAATGCCCGGATGTGGCAGCTCCTGATCCGAG TGATCGTGTGTCGCTGCAACGTAGAGGGACAGTGCATGCGAAAGGTGGGCCGCATGAAGGGCATGCCCACGAAGCTGTCAGCCGTGGGCATCCTCGTGGGCACCTTGATGGCGATAG GCATCTTCCTTATCCTCATCTTCACTCACTTGAGCCTGGCAAGGAAGAAGGACCTAGATCAGCCAGTGGACAGCGTTCCCCTGAAGGCGGTGGTTTGA
- the RRAD gene encoding GTP-binding protein RAD has product MTLNGGGSGAGGNRGGGRERERRRGSTPWGPAPPLHRRSMPVDERDLQAALAPGSLAAAGTGTGTGAQGATLEWHEGSSESLSSGGSDSDESVYKVLLLGAPGVGKSALARIFGGVEDGPEAEAAGHTYDRSIIVDGEEASLMVYDIWEQDSGRWLPGHCMAMGDAYVIVYSVTDKESFEKASELRVQLRRARQTDDVPIILVGNKSDLVRSREVSLDEGRACAVVFDCKFIETSAALHHNVQALFEGVVRQIRLRRDSKEANARRQAGTRRRESLGKKAKRFLGRIVARNSRKMAFRAKSKSCHDLSVL; this is encoded by the exons ATGACTCTGAATGGCGGCGGCAGCGGAGCGGGCGGGAACCGCGGTGGGGGCCGGGAGCGCGAGCGCCGTCGGGGCAGCACACCCTGGGGCCCGGCGCCCCCGCTGCACCGCCGAAGCATGCCGGTGGACGAGCGGGACCTGCAGGCGGCGCTGGCTCCGGGCTCTCTGGCAGCGGCCGGGACCGGGACCGGGACCGGGGCCCAGGGTGCGACGCTCGAATGGCACGAGGGCTCCTCCGAGTCGCTCAGCTCAGGGGGCAGTGACTCAGACGAGAGCGTCTACAAGGTGCTgctgctgggggcgcctggcgtGGGCAAGAGCGCTCTGGCGCGAATCTTCGGTGGTGTAGAGGATGGGCCTGAAGCAGAGGCTGCAG GGCACACATATGATCGGTCCATCATAGTGGATGGAGAGGAGGCATCACTCATGGTCTATGACATCTGGGAGCAG GATAGTGGCCGCTGGCTACCTGGTCATTGCATGGCTATGGGCGATGCATACGTCATCGTGTACTCAGTGACAGATAAGGAAAGCTTCGAGAAGGCCTCAGAGCTGCGAGTCCAGCTGCGGCGGGCACGGCAGACGGATGACGTGCCCATTATCCTAGTGGGCAACAAGAGCGACCTGGTGCGCTCTCGAGAGGTCTCCTTGGATG AGGGCCGGGCGTGTGCCGTGGTCTTCGACTGCAAGTTTATTGAGACCTCAGCAGCGCTGCACCACAATGTCCAGGCCCTGTTTGAGGGTGTCGTGCGCCAGATACGCCTGCGCAGGGACAGCAAAGAGGCCAATGCACGTCGACAGGCGGGTACCCGGCGGCGAGAGAGCCTTGGCAAGAAGGCAAAGCGTTTCTTGGGCCGCATTGTAGCACGCAACAGCCGCAAGATGGCCTTTCGCGCCAAGTCCAAGTCCTGCCACGATCTCTCCGTGCTCTAG